A part of Paenibacillus donghaensis genomic DNA contains:
- a CDS encoding disulfide oxidoreductase has translation MKSFSSFCRRNALYLAWFVSLVAVAGSLYLSEVLKYEPCKLCWFQRIFMYPQLFLLGIATYRGDKRIIPYVLPLSIIGGSISLYHYAEQKIPALSEVLPCTIGVPCNQDYLNLWGFVTIPLLALIAFTLITILLLMGRKSDHVETDDNSEQLMND, from the coding sequence GTGAAGAGCTTCAGTTCCTTCTGCCGCCGCAATGCGCTCTATCTGGCCTGGTTCGTCTCGCTGGTTGCTGTAGCCGGCAGCCTGTACCTCAGTGAGGTGCTGAAATACGAGCCCTGCAAGCTGTGCTGGTTCCAGCGGATCTTTATGTATCCGCAATTGTTTCTGCTGGGCATCGCTACATACCGGGGGGACAAGCGGATTATCCCTTACGTGCTGCCGCTGAGTATTATTGGCGGCAGTATCTCACTGTATCATTATGCAGAGCAGAAAATCCCTGCCCTCAGTGAGGTGCTTCCCTGCACCATCGGTGTTCCCTGCAACCAGGATTATCTGAATCTGTGGGGATTTGTAACCATTCCGCTGCTGGCCCTGATCGCCTTCACTCTGATCACGATTTTGCTGTTGATGGGACGCAAGAGCGATCACGTGGAAACGGATGATAATTCTGAACAATTGATGAATGATTAA
- a CDS encoding DsbA family protein, whose amino-acid sequence MSKTKKPQVQAPQKSKQEIRRAQQEQAKQKTRLLIIGSVAVVVILFVALFMLTSRDKVTSFNYDEMPRLGSADAPVKIVEFGDYKCPACSQFAGLIKPQLVQDYIDQGKASFHFVNMAFIATDSTTASLAALSVYHQDNEAFWKYYDALYANQGAEDVEWATADYLVELAKQLDLGIDLELLRKDIDEHTYVDELDRDIELAKDKKVSSTPTLFINGVKSDKAFDAAALSAQIDAALEKAGTK is encoded by the coding sequence TTGAGCAAAACAAAAAAACCACAAGTCCAGGCTCCTCAAAAGAGCAAACAGGAGATCCGCCGAGCCCAGCAGGAGCAGGCTAAGCAAAAAACGAGGCTGCTCATTATCGGTTCAGTGGCCGTTGTAGTCATACTCTTTGTAGCCCTCTTCATGCTTACCTCTAGGGACAAGGTAACCAGCTTCAATTATGATGAGATGCCGCGGCTCGGCAGTGCGGATGCGCCGGTCAAGATTGTCGAGTTCGGCGATTACAAATGTCCGGCCTGTTCCCAATTTGCCGGTCTGATTAAACCTCAGCTTGTCCAGGATTATATTGATCAAGGCAAGGCATCCTTCCATTTCGTGAACATGGCCTTCATTGCTACCGATTCGACAACAGCCTCCTTGGCAGCCTTGTCTGTCTATCATCAGGACAACGAAGCCTTCTGGAAGTATTATGACGCCCTCTATGCCAATCAGGGAGCAGAGGATGTGGAGTGGGCTACTGCGGATTATCTGGTTGAGCTTGCCAAGCAGCTGGATCTGGGAATTGATCTGGAGCTGCTGCGCAAAGACATTGATGAGCATACCTACGTGGATGAACTGGACAGAGATATTGAGCTGGCCAAAGACAAAAAAGTTTCCTCTACCCCAACATTATTTATCAACGGAGTGAAGAGCGATAAGGCGTTTGATGCAGCCGCGCTGTCAGCCCAGATTGATGCCGCCCTGGAGAAGGCGGGAACGAAGTGA
- a CDS encoding hemolysin family protein: MSDPLPGILHVSLIIVLVLLNGFFVSVEYAMVKVRSGRIDSLIEEGSKRALAARHIVHNLDAYLSACQLGITLASLALGWLGEPAIATLIGPALVSLGFGPTAVYVVSLIIAFMFITVLHIVLGELAPKTIAVNKAEAVLLLTSAPMNIFYRLMYPCIWFVNGLARGLLRIFRLAPASELATAHTEEEIRILMQESNKSGLIDNIEMTLVDNIFEFVDTMAREIMIPRTEMICLNNHLSAEENLEVAFEGMRTRYPVCNGDKDHILGFIHIKDLIRDSAPNYQKLIRPILTVPESIQISALLKVMQRAKTQIAILIDEYGGTSGMVTLEDIMEEIVGEIQDEFDEERPGVEKLADEAYSVDGLMLIEEINSLLGLNLDTDDYDTLGGWLYSKLEVNPPHPGQTAEYDGQLFVVEEVDNKRISRIKVLRAQIMAEEAGA; encoded by the coding sequence TTGAGTGACCCTTTACCCGGTATATTACACGTTTCTTTAATTATTGTGTTAGTGCTGTTGAATGGCTTTTTTGTTTCGGTAGAGTATGCGATGGTGAAAGTACGCAGCGGTCGTATTGATTCCCTGATTGAGGAAGGCAGTAAACGTGCATTGGCAGCAAGACATATCGTGCATAACCTGGATGCTTATTTATCGGCTTGCCAGCTTGGCATTACGCTGGCTTCCCTTGCACTTGGCTGGCTGGGGGAACCGGCGATAGCCACACTGATCGGACCTGCACTGGTCAGCTTGGGATTTGGCCCGACTGCAGTTTATGTAGTTTCTCTGATCATCGCCTTTATGTTCATTACGGTGCTGCACATTGTGCTTGGCGAACTCGCGCCGAAGACCATTGCTGTGAATAAGGCGGAAGCCGTGCTTCTGCTAACTTCAGCGCCCATGAATATATTCTACAGACTGATGTATCCCTGTATCTGGTTCGTTAACGGGCTGGCCCGCGGGCTGCTGCGGATCTTCCGTCTGGCCCCGGCTTCAGAGCTGGCAACGGCGCATACCGAAGAAGAGATCCGCATCCTGATGCAGGAGAGCAACAAAAGCGGATTAATTGACAACATCGAGATGACGCTGGTCGATAATATCTTTGAATTTGTAGATACGATGGCGCGGGAGATTATGATTCCCCGTACCGAAATGATCTGCCTGAATAATCATTTATCTGCAGAGGAGAATCTGGAGGTTGCCTTTGAGGGCATGCGGACGCGTTATCCGGTCTGCAATGGGGATAAGGACCACATCCTTGGGTTCATTCATATCAAGGATCTGATCCGCGACAGCGCGCCCAATTACCAGAAGCTGATCCGGCCGATCCTCACAGTCCCTGAATCGATTCAGATCAGTGCGCTGCTGAAGGTGATGCAGCGGGCGAAGACACAGATCGCCATTCTGATCGATGAATATGGCGGAACGTCCGGCATGGTCACGCTGGAGGATATTATGGAGGAGATTGTCGGTGAAATCCAGGATGAGTTCGACGAAGAACGTCCCGGTGTCGAGAAATTGGCCGATGAAGCTTACTCTGTCGACGGGCTGATGCTGATTGAGGAGATCAACAGTCTCCTTGGCCTGAATCTGGACACGGATGACTATGATACTCTTGGCGGGTGGTTGTACTCCAAGCTGGAGGTTAACCCTCCGCATCCGGGTCAAACCGCAGAATATGACGGGCAGCTGTTCGTAGTCGAAGAGGTGGACAACAAACGCATCTCCCGGATCAAGGTGCTGAGAGCGCAGATTATGGCGGAAGAGGCCGGAGCCTAA
- the gerQ gene encoding spore coat protein GerQ, giving the protein MITQPYRPVTYTIGSVSSGMYENQGMKGMQGMPAIQPMQGMQGMPAMTGMQGMPPQVSSGSPMTPTGAVIPTTTPVFEQSYIENIFRLNLGKVGTFYYTYENNKDWNAKVYKGVLEAAGRDHIIISDPVTGQRTVLLMIYFDYATFDEPLLYQYPGVIGNPVTARNYR; this is encoded by the coding sequence ATGATTACTCAACCTTACCGCCCCGTTACTTACACCATCGGCAGTGTTTCTTCCGGCATGTACGAGAACCAGGGAATGAAAGGCATGCAGGGGATGCCGGCTATCCAGCCCATGCAGGGAATGCAGGGAATGCCTGCTATGACTGGGATGCAGGGAATGCCGCCCCAGGTGAGCAGCGGAAGTCCGATGACACCGACGGGAGCCGTGATTCCTACGACTACGCCTGTTTTTGAGCAGTCGTATATCGAGAACATTTTCCGGCTCAACCTTGGAAAGGTAGGCACATTCTATTACACTTATGAGAACAACAAGGATTGGAACGCGAAGGTTTATAAAGGAGTGCTGGAGGCCGCCGGTCGTGACCATATCATTATCAGTGATCCTGTAACCGGACAACGCACGGTCCTGCTTATGATCTATTTCGACTATGCTACCTTTGATGAACCGCTGCTCTATCAATACCCCGGCGTGATCGGCAATCCCGTCACTGCCCGCAACTACCGCTAA
- a CDS encoding cell wall hydrolase: MAVIKANSEEVKVLARLMRAEAEEDGESGMLMVGNVGVNRILGNCLDFKNIRNMNDMVFQSPGGFEATQKGYFYQGARDKDIRLARRVIAGERTWPASNALWFFRPVGGCPATWYNQQNTGRFKAHCFFTPTAGDCPAVY, from the coding sequence GTGGCCGTCATTAAGGCGAATTCGGAAGAAGTGAAGGTGCTTGCGCGGCTGATGCGGGCGGAAGCGGAAGAGGATGGAGAGTCCGGCATGCTCATGGTCGGCAATGTAGGGGTGAACCGGATTCTGGGCAACTGCCTGGATTTCAAAAACATCCGCAACATGAATGATATGGTCTTCCAGAGTCCGGGTGGATTCGAAGCTACGCAGAAAGGCTACTTCTATCAGGGAGCCCGGGATAAGGATATCCGTCTCGCCCGACGGGTCATTGCGGGCGAGCGGACCTGGCCGGCATCCAATGCGCTGTGGTTCTTCCGGCCTGTGGGTGGTTGTCCGGCAACCTGGTACAACCAGCAGAACACCGGCCGTTTCAAAGCCCACTGCTTCTTCACGCCAACTGCGGGCGATTGTCCAGCCGTCTACTAG
- a CDS encoding DUF2500 domain-containing protein yields the protein MGMGPDLSWMFDFAGTVLPIFFIVMLGIAAITAGKGLLRWSRNNSSPVKSVSARIVSKRSELRQQSQDESGASRASTAYYLTYELEGGLRMEFKVEGSEYGMSAEGDNGVLNYQGTRYHGFERHIRYSTAE from the coding sequence ATGGGAATGGGCCCGGATCTTTCATGGATGTTTGATTTTGCCGGGACGGTGCTGCCGATTTTTTTCATTGTGATGCTGGGGATCGCTGCAATTACTGCAGGCAAAGGCTTGCTCCGGTGGAGCCGGAACAACAGCTCTCCCGTCAAGTCGGTCTCTGCCCGCATCGTCAGCAAGCGCAGTGAACTGCGGCAGCAATCACAGGATGAGTCCGGGGCAAGCCGCGCAAGCACGGCCTATTATCTGACCTATGAGCTGGAGGGAGGCCTGCGGATGGAATTCAAGGTAGAGGGCAGTGAATACGGTATGAGTGCGGAAGGCGACAACGGTGTATTAAACTATCAGGGAACCCGTTATCACGGTTTCGAACGCCACATCCGTTACTCCACTGCCGAATAA
- a CDS encoding GntR family transcriptional regulator — MNSSFDDKKPIFMQIKERIEDQIVNGQLKEHDQIPSTTQLVSFYKINHLTVSKGINLLLDAEIIYKKRGVGMFVAEHAKELLLEQRKQLFASEYVQPMLEEAGKLGISTQEMIMLIEQYKGSDPE; from the coding sequence GTGAATTCCTCATTCGATGACAAAAAGCCTATTTTTATGCAGATCAAGGAACGTATAGAGGACCAGATTGTGAATGGCCAATTGAAGGAGCACGACCAGATTCCATCCACAACCCAGCTGGTAAGCTTCTATAAGATCAACCATCTTACCGTGTCCAAGGGAATCAATCTGCTGCTGGATGCTGAGATTATTTACAAGAAAAGAGGGGTCGGAATGTTTGTAGCCGAACACGCGAAGGAACTGCTGCTGGAGCAGCGCAAACAGCTGTTTGCCAGCGAATATGTTCAGCCGATGCTGGAAGAGGCCGGAAAGCTGGGTATCTCAACCCAAGAAATGATTATGCTGATAGAGCAATATAAAGGAAGTGACCCCGAATGA
- a CDS encoding ATP-binding cassette domain-containing protein: protein MSFDIKLEQVSVRYRQQTVLHDLSLMIEAGKIYGLIGRNGAGKTTLLSLLASYIEPDAGKVTFDGEEPFEHPVWMSQVAFVHKTNRRVSIFHADNICRSVFNRWSR, encoded by the coding sequence ATGAGCTTCGATATTAAGCTGGAGCAAGTATCCGTGCGGTATCGTCAGCAGACCGTACTTCATGACCTTAGCCTCATGATTGAGGCAGGCAAAATCTATGGCCTGATTGGCCGGAACGGCGCAGGCAAAACCACTCTGCTATCTTTGCTGGCATCCTATATTGAGCCTGATGCTGGCAAGGTTACTTTTGACGGCGAAGAGCCTTTTGAGCATCCCGTGTGGATGTCGCAGGTAGCCTTTGTGCATAAAACAAACCGCCGTGTATCTATTTTTCATGCTGACAATATATGTCGTTCTGTGTTTAATCGATGGTCTCGATAA